From the Helianthus annuus cultivar XRQ/B chromosome 17, HanXRQr2.0-SUNRISE, whole genome shotgun sequence genome, the window gtgcattgcctagataaggcttcttggcaagtggttgcgcaggctgatttggtgcagcttGGGCCTGTGCGGTAACGGcgtagttttgggaagcctttcgcttcctagaacccttcgaggaaccagaatccttacccttcttgtttttacctttcttgttATCCTCTTTGTCAGACGCCTGCTTCTTACCTTTCTCCCCCttcctgtgcaacttacccttccgaatctgcgactcagtcaacgtcgctgctaactcgatcgcctgacggactgtggtagggttactaccagtaacgatgtcttgcactgagtcaggtagaccatcgatgtacctttcgatagccttatcgagtggggtaaccattgttgggcacaacaaactcagctcctcatacctatcagtatatgcccgatGCTCGCCACTATCCTGTTTCAAgtcatcaaactccctttccaaggctcgcagttcatgacgaggacaaaattccctcatcataagagtcctaagttcagcccatgtttgtgctagagcaacttctgcaccacggtctctcataaccccgttccaccatgtaagcgccctcttctgaaacacactggaagcaaactcgactttgcgattatcaggacactgaacgtgacgaaaagtattctcaatgctctcgaaccattgaagaagcccagttgctccctcagaaccactaaacttgagcggtttagccgagttaaaactcttgaaattgcatggagcgtTGTTGTTGTTAGCTTGGTtcaactgagcaataagatttgggaacgcagcagccatctgctgcgcgatgatttccgccagttcggcatttggtagcggattttcgcgtcgaggaggcattctaaaaagaggaa encodes:
- the LOC118489044 gene encoding uncharacterized protein LOC118489044, translated to MMREFCPRHELRALEREFDDLKQDSGEHRAYTDRYEELSLLCPTMVTPLDKAIERYIDGLPDSVQDIVTGSNPTTVRQAIELAATLTESQIRKGKLHRKGEKGKKQASDKEDNKKGKNKKGKDSGSSKGSRKRKASQNYAVTAQAQAAPNQPAQPLAKKPYLGNAPLCNRCNGHHQPHLQCRQCTNCGRPGHLAASCRIPANQNRAAQNPAQQVAQPLAQQRGQAARPHYPPGSCYNCGDLTHYRNQCPRLVNANPAQAQARGRVFNMNAQEAQADNEVVNGAVA